In Drosophila bipectinata strain 14024-0381.07 chromosome 2R, DbipHiC1v2, whole genome shotgun sequence, one genomic interval encodes:
- the Pde8 gene encoding high affinity cAMP-specific and IBMX-insensitive 3',5'-cyclic phosphodiesterase 8 isoform X3 gives MRNCLPKFSRVFRRKSSAKSGRENPSNEPDSDGEPYTAVIRPTALSDPPSDNHNESSPSRLISPANTDLDLDLNLDSGVPAINGGIQGSWPEMKVETISAAAEATAAASGPASVAISQSFGGRNSGKTPEEMELEYEENVKAEGRDIVTPLRRNTRPLSVAFSGSGRSALQPEIAEVIRSLDVPALLLNNLSLDTKNRECERETDCYDHEDSCEVVLRRKANCLERKTRSLYERRLPKVPKLHLQVAGKKTSEEEEFRIFQRNLMDLKYPTVLPPNPQLKALLVFYKADSICDAVSAACQRHQLDVTLVKSKEEALDTLQKSYATAQCYHLIIIDARSSKNLDAEHIARTIRHTHGHHLTTIIAVCKKSFFEKDDVLIALLDAGVNRCVAETTNLAMCSVELKQILHSIIRPHNVMSTQQALYTALHRLKEVVLITDDVLRIQYANRATERLLNMRLDEIISKPLADIFVSDLSTISEQGKSIKEFDGILTVRRKNQEGIPMHVRVVPVACIGSAPTHLIFNFDVPGGQMDFIATLPQPKEAPRGSLHSVRRCSFDVRSIASDGLRRTSLAKLTSLPLEAPITKENCSADEARLIDKVLEFLKREGLYSPQMKEIRTDDPIATDLIGALLTGPSVYSSRRSSNDSIIRTGSSTRTATIVPAKMKANPIIMELLDESLSWDFDIFKLEEITDYHPLLYLGMEMFRRFDVFATLNIDENVCKAWLAVIEAHYHKSNTYHNSTHAADVMQATGAFITQLTNRDMMVMDRMEEATALIAAAAHDVDHPGRSSAFLCNSNDSLAVLYNDLTVLENHHAAITFKLTLGDDKINIFKNLDKEQYKSARSTIIDMILATEMTRHFEHLAKFVSVFGGDESREPHAQTEEETSILMRRMLIKVADVSNPARPMQYCIEWARRIAEEYFMQTDEEKQRHMPIVMPMFDRATCSIPKSQIGFIEYIIQDMMHAWESFIDMPQLITYMQINYSQWKKYDEQGINTLADIMAKQPPVGKLANSK, from the exons TCGGGTGTGCCAGCAATTAACGGCGGTATCCAAGGTTCCTGGCCGGAAATGAAAGTGGAAACGATTtcggcagcagcagaagcaacagcagcagcttcTGGGCCAGCTTCAGTGGCCATTTCCCAGTCATTTGGCGGACGGAATTCGGGAAAAACACCCGAGGAAATGGAGCTGGAATACGAGGAGAACGTCAAGGCCGAGGGCCGTGACATAGTGACTCCTCTGCGCCGCAATACGAGGCCGCTCAGCGTGGCCTTCTCGGGCAGCGGACGAAGTGCGTTGCAGCCGGAAATAGCCGAGGTCATACGCAGCCTGGACGTACCGGCGCTCTTGCTGAACAACCTCAGTCTGGACACAAAAAACCGGGAATGCGAAAGAGAGACGGATTGCTATGACCATGAGGACTCCTGCGAGGTGGTCCTGCGACGCAAGGCCAACTGCCTGGAGAGAAAAACACGGAGCCTGTACGAGCGACGGCTGCCCAAGGTGCCAAAGCTACATCTCCAGGTGGCTGGGAAAAAAACGTCAGAAGAGGAGGAGTTCAGGATATTTCAG CGAAATCTCATGGACCTGAAGTATCCAACCGTGCTACCACCGAATCCTCAACTTAAG GCCCTGCTCGTTTTCTACAAGGCGGACAGCATCTGCGATGCGGTCTCCGCGGCCTGCCAGCGCCATCAACTGGACGTCACGTTGGTCAAGTCGAAGGAGGAGGCCCTGGACACGCTCCAGAAGTCGTATGCCACCGCTCAGTGCTACCACCTAATCATAATTGATGCCCGTTCCTCCAAGAATCTGGATGCGGAGCATATTGCGAG AACCATACGTCACACACACGGCCACCatttaacgacaataattgcAGTCTGCAAGAAGAG TTTCTTCGAAAAGGATGATGTGCTAATTGCTCTATTGGACGCTGGCGTTAATAGA TGCGTAGCGGAGACGACCAACCTGGCCATGTGCAGTGTGGAACTGAAGCAGATACTGCACTCCATCATCCGGCCGCACAATGTCATGTCCACTCAGCAG GCACTCTACACGGCCCTGCACCGGCTGAAGGAGGTGGTGCTCATCACGGATGACGTGCTTCGCATCCAGTACGCGAACCGTGCCACCGAGAGGCTCCTCAACATGCGGCTG GACGAAATCATTAGCAAGCCGCTGGCGGACATATTCGTATCGGACCTGTCCACAATCAGTGAGCAGGGCAAGAGCATCAAAGAGTTCGACGGGATACTGACCGTGCGCCGCAAGAACCAGGAGGGCATACCCATGCATGTACGGGTCGTGCCAGTGGCCTGCATCGGCAG CGCACCCACGCACTTGATTTTCAACTTTGATGTGCCCGGCGGCCAGATGGACTTCATTGCCACACTGCCGCAGCCCAAGGAGGCGCCGCGCGGCTCACTGCACTCGGTGCGGCGTTGCAGTTTCGATGTCCGGTCGATCGCCTCGGATGGATTACGGAGGACCAGCCTGGCCAAGCTGACATCGCTGCCGCTGGAGGCGCCTATCACTAAA GAGAATTGTTCGGCCGATGAGGCGAGACTCATTGACAAGGTCTTGGAGTTCCTGAAGCGCGAAGGACTCTACAGTCCACAAATGAAGGAAATACGAACCGATGATCCCATAGCCACCGACTTAATTGGTGCTCTACTAACA gGACCCAGCGTGTACTCCTCACGCCGCAGCTCGAATGACTCCATTATACGCACTGGCAGCTCCACCAGAACGGCCACCATTGTTCCAGCCAAAATGAAG GCCAACCCCATCATTATGGAACTTCTCGACGAATCTCTGAGCTGGGACTTTGATATTTTCAAATTGGAAGAGATCACCGACTACCACCCGCTGCTCTATCTGGGCATGGAGATGTTCCGGAGATTCGATGTCTTCGCCACCCTGAACATCGATGAGAACGTGTGCAAGGCCTGGTTGGCGGTAATCGAGGCTCACTACCACAAGAGCAACACATATCACAACAGCACTCATGCCGCGGACGTCATGCAG GCCACTGGTGCTTTCATTACACAGCTAACTAACAGGGACATGATGGTGATGGATCGCATGGAGGAGGCCACAGCCCTGATTGCCGCCGCCGCCCACGATGTCGACCATCCGGGTCGGTCCTCGGCCTTCCTCTGCAATTCGAACGACTCCCTGGCCGTTCTGTACAATGATCTTACGGTGCTGGAGAACCATCATGCGGCCATAACCTTTAAGCTAACACTGG GTGACGATAAGATCAACATTTTCAAGAATCTGGACAAGGAGCAGTACAAGTCGGCCCGCAGTACTATCATTGATATGATCCTGGCCACGGAGATGACACGGCACTTTGAGCATTTGGCCAAGTTTGTGAGCGTTTTCGGAGGCGATGAGTCACGAGAG CCACATGCTCAGACTGAGGAGGAGACCTCGATCCTTATGCGACGCATGCTGATCAAGGTGGCCGATGTGAGCAATCCCGCCCGTCCCATGCAGTACTGCATCGAATGGGCCAGACGTATTGCCGAGGAGTACTTCATGCAGACGGACGAGGAGAAGCAGCGACACATGCCCATTGTGATGCCAATGTTTGATCGTGCAACCTGCAGCATACCAAAGAGCCAGATCGGCTTCATCGAATACATCATACAGGACATGATGCATGCATGGGAGA GCTTCATCGACATGCCGCAGCTCATCACCTACATGCAGATCAACTATTCGCAGTGGAAGAAATACGATGAGCAGGGCATCAATACACTGGCGGATATCATGGCCAAGCAGCCGCCAGTGGGAAAGCTGGCCAACTCCAAATAG
- the Pde8 gene encoding high affinity cAMP-specific and IBMX-insensitive 3',5'-cyclic phosphodiesterase 8 isoform X1 — translation MRNCLPKFSRVFRRKSSAKSGRENPSNEPDSDGEPYTAVIRPTALSDPPSDNHNESSPSRLISPANTDLDLDLNLDSGVPAINGGIQGSWPEMKVETISAAAEATAAASGPASVAISQSFGGRNSGKTPEEMELEYEENVKAEGRDIVTPLRRNTRPLSVAFSGSGRSALQPEIAEVIRSLDVPALLLNNLSLDTKNRECERETDCYDHEDSCEVVLRRKANCLERKTRSLYERRLPKVPKLHLQVAGKKTSEEEEFRIFQRNLMDLKYPTVLPPNPQLKALLVFYKADSICDAVSAACQRHQLDVTLVKSKEEALDTLQKSYATAQCYHLIIIDARSSKNLDAEHIARTIRHTHGHHLTTIIAVCKKSFFEKDDVLIALLDAGVNRCVAETTNLAMCSVELKQILHSIIRPHNVMSTQQALYTALHRLKEVVLITDDVLRIQYANRATERLLNMRLDEIISKPLADIFVSDLSTISEQGKSIKEFDGILTVRRKNQEGIPMHVRVVPVACIGSAPTHLIFNFDVPGGQMDFIATLPQPKEAPRGSLHSVRRCSFDVRSIASDGLRRTSLAKLTSLPLEAPITKIINLLSQVQENCSADEARLIDKVLEFLKREGLYSPQMKEIRTDDPIATDLIGALLTGPSVYSSRRSSNDSIIRTGSSTRTATIVPAKMKANPIIMELLDESLSWDFDIFKLEEITDYHPLLYLGMEMFRRFDVFATLNIDENVCKAWLAVIEAHYHKSNTYHNSTHAADVMQATGAFITQLTNRDMMVMDRMEEATALIAAAAHDVDHPGRSSAFLCNSNDSLAVLYNDLTVLENHHAAITFKLTLGDDKINIFKNLDKEQYKSARSTIIDMILATEMTRHFEHLAKFVSVFGGDESREPHAQTEEETSILMRRMLIKVADVSNPARPMQYCIEWARRIAEEYFMQTDEEKQRHMPIVMPMFDRATCSIPKSQIGFIEYIIQDMMHAWESFIDMPQLITYMQINYSQWKKYDEQGINTLADIMAKQPPVGKLANSK, via the exons TCGGGTGTGCCAGCAATTAACGGCGGTATCCAAGGTTCCTGGCCGGAAATGAAAGTGGAAACGATTtcggcagcagcagaagcaacagcagcagcttcTGGGCCAGCTTCAGTGGCCATTTCCCAGTCATTTGGCGGACGGAATTCGGGAAAAACACCCGAGGAAATGGAGCTGGAATACGAGGAGAACGTCAAGGCCGAGGGCCGTGACATAGTGACTCCTCTGCGCCGCAATACGAGGCCGCTCAGCGTGGCCTTCTCGGGCAGCGGACGAAGTGCGTTGCAGCCGGAAATAGCCGAGGTCATACGCAGCCTGGACGTACCGGCGCTCTTGCTGAACAACCTCAGTCTGGACACAAAAAACCGGGAATGCGAAAGAGAGACGGATTGCTATGACCATGAGGACTCCTGCGAGGTGGTCCTGCGACGCAAGGCCAACTGCCTGGAGAGAAAAACACGGAGCCTGTACGAGCGACGGCTGCCCAAGGTGCCAAAGCTACATCTCCAGGTGGCTGGGAAAAAAACGTCAGAAGAGGAGGAGTTCAGGATATTTCAG CGAAATCTCATGGACCTGAAGTATCCAACCGTGCTACCACCGAATCCTCAACTTAAG GCCCTGCTCGTTTTCTACAAGGCGGACAGCATCTGCGATGCGGTCTCCGCGGCCTGCCAGCGCCATCAACTGGACGTCACGTTGGTCAAGTCGAAGGAGGAGGCCCTGGACACGCTCCAGAAGTCGTATGCCACCGCTCAGTGCTACCACCTAATCATAATTGATGCCCGTTCCTCCAAGAATCTGGATGCGGAGCATATTGCGAG AACCATACGTCACACACACGGCCACCatttaacgacaataattgcAGTCTGCAAGAAGAG TTTCTTCGAAAAGGATGATGTGCTAATTGCTCTATTGGACGCTGGCGTTAATAGA TGCGTAGCGGAGACGACCAACCTGGCCATGTGCAGTGTGGAACTGAAGCAGATACTGCACTCCATCATCCGGCCGCACAATGTCATGTCCACTCAGCAG GCACTCTACACGGCCCTGCACCGGCTGAAGGAGGTGGTGCTCATCACGGATGACGTGCTTCGCATCCAGTACGCGAACCGTGCCACCGAGAGGCTCCTCAACATGCGGCTG GACGAAATCATTAGCAAGCCGCTGGCGGACATATTCGTATCGGACCTGTCCACAATCAGTGAGCAGGGCAAGAGCATCAAAGAGTTCGACGGGATACTGACCGTGCGCCGCAAGAACCAGGAGGGCATACCCATGCATGTACGGGTCGTGCCAGTGGCCTGCATCGGCAG CGCACCCACGCACTTGATTTTCAACTTTGATGTGCCCGGCGGCCAGATGGACTTCATTGCCACACTGCCGCAGCCCAAGGAGGCGCCGCGCGGCTCACTGCACTCGGTGCGGCGTTGCAGTTTCGATGTCCGGTCGATCGCCTCGGATGGATTACGGAGGACCAGCCTGGCCAAGCTGACATCGCTGCCGCTGGAGGCGCCTATCACTAAA ATAATCAATTTACTATCACAAGTACAGGAGAATTGTTCGGCCGATGAGGCGAGACTCATTGACAAGGTCTTGGAGTTCCTGAAGCGCGAAGGACTCTACAGTCCACAAATGAAGGAAATACGAACCGATGATCCCATAGCCACCGACTTAATTGGTGCTCTACTAACA gGACCCAGCGTGTACTCCTCACGCCGCAGCTCGAATGACTCCATTATACGCACTGGCAGCTCCACCAGAACGGCCACCATTGTTCCAGCCAAAATGAAG GCCAACCCCATCATTATGGAACTTCTCGACGAATCTCTGAGCTGGGACTTTGATATTTTCAAATTGGAAGAGATCACCGACTACCACCCGCTGCTCTATCTGGGCATGGAGATGTTCCGGAGATTCGATGTCTTCGCCACCCTGAACATCGATGAGAACGTGTGCAAGGCCTGGTTGGCGGTAATCGAGGCTCACTACCACAAGAGCAACACATATCACAACAGCACTCATGCCGCGGACGTCATGCAG GCCACTGGTGCTTTCATTACACAGCTAACTAACAGGGACATGATGGTGATGGATCGCATGGAGGAGGCCACAGCCCTGATTGCCGCCGCCGCCCACGATGTCGACCATCCGGGTCGGTCCTCGGCCTTCCTCTGCAATTCGAACGACTCCCTGGCCGTTCTGTACAATGATCTTACGGTGCTGGAGAACCATCATGCGGCCATAACCTTTAAGCTAACACTGG GTGACGATAAGATCAACATTTTCAAGAATCTGGACAAGGAGCAGTACAAGTCGGCCCGCAGTACTATCATTGATATGATCCTGGCCACGGAGATGACACGGCACTTTGAGCATTTGGCCAAGTTTGTGAGCGTTTTCGGAGGCGATGAGTCACGAGAG CCACATGCTCAGACTGAGGAGGAGACCTCGATCCTTATGCGACGCATGCTGATCAAGGTGGCCGATGTGAGCAATCCCGCCCGTCCCATGCAGTACTGCATCGAATGGGCCAGACGTATTGCCGAGGAGTACTTCATGCAGACGGACGAGGAGAAGCAGCGACACATGCCCATTGTGATGCCAATGTTTGATCGTGCAACCTGCAGCATACCAAAGAGCCAGATCGGCTTCATCGAATACATCATACAGGACATGATGCATGCATGGGAGA GCTTCATCGACATGCCGCAGCTCATCACCTACATGCAGATCAACTATTCGCAGTGGAAGAAATACGATGAGCAGGGCATCAATACACTGGCGGATATCATGGCCAAGCAGCCGCCAGTGGGAAAGCTGGCCAACTCCAAATAG
- the Pde8 gene encoding high affinity cAMP-specific and IBMX-insensitive 3',5'-cyclic phosphodiesterase 8 isoform X2: protein MRNCLPKFSRVFRRKSSAKSGRENPSNEPDSDGEPYTAVIRPTALSDPPSDNHNESSPSRLISPANTDLDLDLNLDSGVPAINGGIQGSWPEMKVETISAAAEATAAASGPASVAISQSFGGRNSGKTPEEMELEYEENVKAEGRDIVTPLRRNTRPLSVAFSGSGRSALQPEIAEVIRSLDVPALLLNNLSLDTKNRECERETDCYDHEDSCEVVLRRKANCLERKTRSLYERRLPKVPKLHLQVAGKKTSEEEEFRIFQRNLMDLKYPTVLPPNPQLKALLVFYKADSICDAVSAACQRHQLDVTLVKSKEEALDTLQKSYATAQCYHLIIIDARSSKNLDAEHIARTIRHTHGHHLTTIIAVCKKSFFEKDDVLIALLDAGVNRCVAETTNLAMCSVELKQILHSIIRPHNVMSTQQALYTALHRLKEVVLITDDVLRIQYANRATERLLNMRLDEIISKPLADIFVSDLSTISEQGKSIKEFDGILTVRRKNQEGIPMHVRVVPVACIGSAPTHLIFNFDVPGGQMDFIATLPQPKEAPRGSLHSVRRCSFDVRSIASDGLRRTSLAKLTSLPLEAPITKIINLLSQVQENCSADEARLIDKVLEFLKREGLYSPQMKEIRTDDPIATDLIGALLTGPSVYSSRRSSNDSIIRTGSSTRTATIVPAKMKANPIIMELLDESLSWDFDIFKLEEITDYHPLLYLGMEMFRRFDVFATLNIDENVCKAWLAVIEAHYHKSNTYHNSTHAADVMQATGAFITQLTNRDMMVMDRMEEATALIAAAAHDVDHPGRSSAFLCNSNDSLAVLYNDLTVLENHHAAITFKLTLGDDKINIFKNLDKEQYKSARSTIIDMILATEMTRHFEHLAKFVSVFGGDESRETEEETSILMRRMLIKVADVSNPARPMQYCIEWARRIAEEYFMQTDEEKQRHMPIVMPMFDRATCSIPKSQIGFIEYIIQDMMHAWESFIDMPQLITYMQINYSQWKKYDEQGINTLADIMAKQPPVGKLANSK from the exons TCGGGTGTGCCAGCAATTAACGGCGGTATCCAAGGTTCCTGGCCGGAAATGAAAGTGGAAACGATTtcggcagcagcagaagcaacagcagcagcttcTGGGCCAGCTTCAGTGGCCATTTCCCAGTCATTTGGCGGACGGAATTCGGGAAAAACACCCGAGGAAATGGAGCTGGAATACGAGGAGAACGTCAAGGCCGAGGGCCGTGACATAGTGACTCCTCTGCGCCGCAATACGAGGCCGCTCAGCGTGGCCTTCTCGGGCAGCGGACGAAGTGCGTTGCAGCCGGAAATAGCCGAGGTCATACGCAGCCTGGACGTACCGGCGCTCTTGCTGAACAACCTCAGTCTGGACACAAAAAACCGGGAATGCGAAAGAGAGACGGATTGCTATGACCATGAGGACTCCTGCGAGGTGGTCCTGCGACGCAAGGCCAACTGCCTGGAGAGAAAAACACGGAGCCTGTACGAGCGACGGCTGCCCAAGGTGCCAAAGCTACATCTCCAGGTGGCTGGGAAAAAAACGTCAGAAGAGGAGGAGTTCAGGATATTTCAG CGAAATCTCATGGACCTGAAGTATCCAACCGTGCTACCACCGAATCCTCAACTTAAG GCCCTGCTCGTTTTCTACAAGGCGGACAGCATCTGCGATGCGGTCTCCGCGGCCTGCCAGCGCCATCAACTGGACGTCACGTTGGTCAAGTCGAAGGAGGAGGCCCTGGACACGCTCCAGAAGTCGTATGCCACCGCTCAGTGCTACCACCTAATCATAATTGATGCCCGTTCCTCCAAGAATCTGGATGCGGAGCATATTGCGAG AACCATACGTCACACACACGGCCACCatttaacgacaataattgcAGTCTGCAAGAAGAG TTTCTTCGAAAAGGATGATGTGCTAATTGCTCTATTGGACGCTGGCGTTAATAGA TGCGTAGCGGAGACGACCAACCTGGCCATGTGCAGTGTGGAACTGAAGCAGATACTGCACTCCATCATCCGGCCGCACAATGTCATGTCCACTCAGCAG GCACTCTACACGGCCCTGCACCGGCTGAAGGAGGTGGTGCTCATCACGGATGACGTGCTTCGCATCCAGTACGCGAACCGTGCCACCGAGAGGCTCCTCAACATGCGGCTG GACGAAATCATTAGCAAGCCGCTGGCGGACATATTCGTATCGGACCTGTCCACAATCAGTGAGCAGGGCAAGAGCATCAAAGAGTTCGACGGGATACTGACCGTGCGCCGCAAGAACCAGGAGGGCATACCCATGCATGTACGGGTCGTGCCAGTGGCCTGCATCGGCAG CGCACCCACGCACTTGATTTTCAACTTTGATGTGCCCGGCGGCCAGATGGACTTCATTGCCACACTGCCGCAGCCCAAGGAGGCGCCGCGCGGCTCACTGCACTCGGTGCGGCGTTGCAGTTTCGATGTCCGGTCGATCGCCTCGGATGGATTACGGAGGACCAGCCTGGCCAAGCTGACATCGCTGCCGCTGGAGGCGCCTATCACTAAA ATAATCAATTTACTATCACAAGTACAGGAGAATTGTTCGGCCGATGAGGCGAGACTCATTGACAAGGTCTTGGAGTTCCTGAAGCGCGAAGGACTCTACAGTCCACAAATGAAGGAAATACGAACCGATGATCCCATAGCCACCGACTTAATTGGTGCTCTACTAACA gGACCCAGCGTGTACTCCTCACGCCGCAGCTCGAATGACTCCATTATACGCACTGGCAGCTCCACCAGAACGGCCACCATTGTTCCAGCCAAAATGAAG GCCAACCCCATCATTATGGAACTTCTCGACGAATCTCTGAGCTGGGACTTTGATATTTTCAAATTGGAAGAGATCACCGACTACCACCCGCTGCTCTATCTGGGCATGGAGATGTTCCGGAGATTCGATGTCTTCGCCACCCTGAACATCGATGAGAACGTGTGCAAGGCCTGGTTGGCGGTAATCGAGGCTCACTACCACAAGAGCAACACATATCACAACAGCACTCATGCCGCGGACGTCATGCAG GCCACTGGTGCTTTCATTACACAGCTAACTAACAGGGACATGATGGTGATGGATCGCATGGAGGAGGCCACAGCCCTGATTGCCGCCGCCGCCCACGATGTCGACCATCCGGGTCGGTCCTCGGCCTTCCTCTGCAATTCGAACGACTCCCTGGCCGTTCTGTACAATGATCTTACGGTGCTGGAGAACCATCATGCGGCCATAACCTTTAAGCTAACACTGG GTGACGATAAGATCAACATTTTCAAGAATCTGGACAAGGAGCAGTACAAGTCGGCCCGCAGTACTATCATTGATATGATCCTGGCCACGGAGATGACACGGCACTTTGAGCATTTGGCCAAGTTTGTGAGCGTTTTCGGAGGCGATGAGTCACGAGAG ACTGAGGAGGAGACCTCGATCCTTATGCGACGCATGCTGATCAAGGTGGCCGATGTGAGCAATCCCGCCCGTCCCATGCAGTACTGCATCGAATGGGCCAGACGTATTGCCGAGGAGTACTTCATGCAGACGGACGAGGAGAAGCAGCGACACATGCCCATTGTGATGCCAATGTTTGATCGTGCAACCTGCAGCATACCAAAGAGCCAGATCGGCTTCATCGAATACATCATACAGGACATGATGCATGCATGGGAGA GCTTCATCGACATGCCGCAGCTCATCACCTACATGCAGATCAACTATTCGCAGTGGAAGAAATACGATGAGCAGGGCATCAATACACTGGCGGATATCATGGCCAAGCAGCCGCCAGTGGGAAAGCTGGCCAACTCCAAATAG